The Macaca fascicularis isolate 582-1 chromosome 11, T2T-MFA8v1.1 genome includes a region encoding these proteins:
- the AQP5 gene encoding aquaporin-5 — translation MKKEVCSVAFLKAVFAEFLATLIFVFFGLGSALKWPSALPTILQIALAFGLAIGTLAQALGPVSGGHINPAITLALLVGNQISLLRAFFYVAAQLVGAIAGAGILYGVAPLNARGNLAINALNNNTTQGQAMVVELILTFQLALCIFASTDSRRTSPVGSPALSIGLSVTLGHLVGIYFTGCSMNPARSFGPAVVMNRFSPAHWVFWVGPIVGAVLAAILYFYLLFPNSLSLSERVDIIKGTYEPDEDWEEQREERKKTMELTAR, via the exons ATGAAGAAGGAGGTGTGCTCCGTGGCCTTCCTCAAGGCTGTGTTCGCCGAGTTCTTGGCCACCCTCATCTTCGTCTTCTTCGGCCTGGGCTCGGCCCTCAAGTGGCCGTCGGCGCTGCCCACCATCCTGCAGATCGCGCTGGCCTTTGGCCTGGCCATAGGCACGCTGGCCCAGGCCCTGGGACCCGTGAGCGGCGGCCACATCAACCCTGCCATCACCCTGGCCCTCTTGGTGGGCAACCAGATCTCGCTGCTCCGGGCTTTCTTCTACGTGGCGGCCCAGCTGGTGGGCGCCATTGCCGGGGCCGGCATTCTCTACGGTGTGGCACCGCTCAATGCCCGGGGCAATCTGGCCATCAACGCG CTCAACAACAACACAACGCAGGGCCAGGCCATGGTGGTGGAGCTGATTCTGACCTTCCAGCTGGCACTCTGCATCTTCGCCTCCACTGACTCCCGTCGCACCAGCCCTGTGGGCTCCCCAGCCCTGTCCATTGGCCTGTCTGTCACCCTGGGCCACCTTGTCGGG ATCTACTTCACTGGCTGCTCCATGAACCCAGCACGTTCTTTTGGCCCTGCAGTGGTCATGAATCGGTTCAGCCCCGCTCACTGG GTCTTCTGGGTAGGGCCCATCGTGGGGGCGGTCCTCGCTGCCATCCTCTACTTCTACCTGCTCTTCCCCAACTCCCTGAGTCTGAGTGAGCGTGTGGACATCATCAAAGGCACGTATGAGCCTGACGAGGACTGGGAGGAGCAGCGGGAGGAGCGGAAGAAGACCATGGAGCTGACTGCCCGCTGA
- the AQP6 gene encoding aquaporin-6 isoform X6, whose product MDAVDPGGCGWANVLACRLWKAISRALFAEFLATGLYVFFGVGSVMRWPTALPSVLQIAITFNLVTAMAVQVTWKASGAHANPAVTLAFLVGSHISLPRAVAYVAAQLVGATVGAALLYGVMPGDIRETLGINVPSDIGLPGHHDWDLCGTGPPHWDPLHWLLHEPGPLLRPCCHHWEVHSPLAGPHRRGDGGPRPF is encoded by the exons ATGGATGCAGTGGATCCAGGGGGATGTGGCTGGGCCAACGTGTTGGCATGCAGGCTTTGGAAAGCCATCAGCAGGGCGCTGTTTGCAGAGTTCCTGGCCACGGGGCTGTATGTATTCTTTGGTGTGGGCTCCGTCATGCGCTGGCCCACAGCACTTCCCTCCGTGCTGCAGATTGCCATCACCTTCAACCTGGTCACCGCCATGGCTGTGCAGGTCACCTGGAAGGCCAGCGGGGCCCACGCCAACCCCGCCGTGACGCTGGCCTTCCTCGTAGGCTCCCACATCTCTCTGCCCCGTGCTGTGGCCTATGTGGCTGCCCAGCTGGTGGGGGCCACGGTGGGGGCTGCTCTGCTTTATGGAGTCATGCCGGGAGACATCCGAGAGACCCTTGGGATCAACGTG CCGTCAGACATCGGGCTCCCCGGCCACCATGATTGGGATCTCTGTGGCACTGGGCCACCTCATTGGG ATCCACTTCACTGGCTGCTCCATGAACCCGGCCCGCTCCTTCGGCCCTGCTGTCATCATTGGGAAGTTCACAGTCCACTGG CAGGTCCACACAGACGGGGTGATGGGGGCCCCAGACCTTTCTGA